The genome window tccgttaggaacaaccctttattgcgagaaccgcgagaaccaatgtgaacacaaccaaaaatacctaaaaatagctaaaaaaacacaacacacatttttttataaaaaaaatcgttATATTtcgttataaaaaaatatatatatattttttttgttactaaaagtagcgattttaatgtaaaaaatattaaaaaaaattgtgtgttttttttgatttttttaggttttatggaggtttagtttttagcgttttagcttgggtgggggtgggaggggggttagtttttagcatttagcttggggggttcAGTTTTCAGCATTTATTTTTTAACGCCATATTTtcctatataccattcatcttagaaacgccaaaataCCCAAATATCAAAGATTCCAATCCACATTTCTTTGATATACACTATTTTCTCAGTAAACTTTCGCTCGATGTGATGGGAAAAATCCTCAATATAAACACCAAAACATTCAAAAACCATAAAGttgcaaaaaggtcatttcatgGAGATTTagttttgttctcaataaagtttagctgaaCGGGGTGGACAAAATTGTTAGATATCTTTCTTGACTGAGGATTAACAAAGTTATCCATCTCGtttagcaaaacattattgagtttagcATGACCAAAATTAGAGGTTTATGGTAGTTTTATTTAGTTgcgttgtttttttttctttttttggcgTTTGATTTGCTTATCCGatcttatattgtttgttatgtaactTCGAAGTAACATGTTATGAACAAATAGGTAGAAAAAAAGATGGAAAAATAGTGATGTATAAAGAATGATGTAAAACGACAAACTGAGATCATTGTGGGTTCTATAAGAATGaaaaatataaaacgccaaactactcACGCCAAACTACTCTTCACTGGCTCTCGAAGACCTTGTGGATCTTCTTTTAATTACGGCCTGTTTGCATGTCGATGCGTAGTGTCCATAGCCTTTGCAGTTCTGACACTGTCTTTCTTTGGCCCTAGGTTTCGACTTTGATTTCTTTTACTCGATTTCTATCTTCTGTTTAGATTTCAGGCGCTTTGGAGAACCAGAACCTTTGGATTTATACCCAACAGGGACTCTTATCGGATTCTTGCAGTTTTTATATTGACCAAATATCTCGGCAAATCTATCCCTAGTACTAGCGGGAGGAGCAACAATCTGCATATCTTGAACCTTTTTCATATAAGATTGAAcatgatccttgtataaggatagcTCCTCTTTATTACCAGATAAATGGTTCAAAGTATATTCTGTTGAAAAAATAAAATCTCGCATCATACTTTGCATATCGGGATCAAGCTCGGTCATATATTCACGACTAATTGAGTATTCGGGAGAGCAGTTTGGGGAAGCCTCTTTGCGCCATCTATTCAAaatgtattgttttggaaattcTCTAATGTCCATACTTCTCAAAACATAGAATATATGTTTACATAGCAAACCAAACTGCTCAAAACGTCTGGATGAGCAACTGCATGTGCAATCAGACTTACGGTACATTACttgaaaaacgccaaaaacaatatCTCTATAACGCCATACAGAGAATATTtgtctaaaaaaattaaaataaaaacacaacTGGATATGGTAAAACGCCATGCACAGAAAACACCATATAAAAAACAAAACGCCATTGTTTACCACAAATAAGGATGTACAAGGCTGCTGGAAgtcatttatgtaaaacttaacaaacccatcggctGATCTTCGTAACGTTTATTTATGCAATCCGCAATTCCAATTAGCTCAGCTTTAACgtcacaaaaaatattttttatgtatatgtcAGCAGGTTGGCCTTCCAACACTTGGTAATTACTCTTCAACTGGGTCGTTTGTATCGAGATTCATGATCATTTTTCTGGTGCATGTGACGCTGTGCTTCTATTGCAGTTTCGTAATGAGTCATGAACTCAACAAGAGTAGCTTTTGAATCGCACACTTGACCAAAAAAATGATTCTCACACTCCGACCTCGATGTCGTTCGCATAAGGCCCGACAGCTCTTCCATTCTATAGTATGCAGGGATCCAAGATTCCTTGAGTGCAAAAATATCAG of Helianthus annuus cultivar XRQ/B chromosome 1, HanXRQr2.0-SUNRISE, whole genome shotgun sequence contains these proteins:
- the LOC110930235 gene encoding protein FAR1-RELATED SEQUENCE 2-like, encoding MVFVPFTDIDNHHCNVTFGAALLASETADTYIWLLRVFLKVVGSQPKVVVTNQDPAMKKAISTVFVGTRHRLCIWHVMHKLSLKVGVRQCNSTNFKERICGVVWTDILTPEEFESKWGVVIGEFNLADNDWLSDIFALKESWIPAYYRMEELSGLMRTTSRSEYKYSLYGVIEILFLAFFNMDIREFPKQYILNRWRKEASPNCSPEYSISREYMTELDPDMQSMMRDFIFSTEYTLNHLSGNKEELSLYKDHVQSYMKKVQDMQIVAPPASTRDRFAEIFGQYKNCKNPIRVPVGYKSKGSGSPKRLKSKQKIEIE